A segment of the Salminus brasiliensis chromosome 1, fSalBra1.hap2, whole genome shotgun sequence genome:
ACTGCTGGTTTGGCTCAGGCACCAGTagaaattagcattagcgtAGGGGTCAGAGTCAGGTCACTCGCACAGTGAAGGTTCCTGCAGTAAACACTGTAGTATAATGAAATACAGAGGTGACAAGTTTAGGAACATATCCAATTTCACAAATGTTGATGGTAATCAAATTTGCTGATCCTTGTATTCCAGGGTAGactgattaaaaaaatgcaCTGACCCAGTGAGTCCAGTGTGGCCTGAATAATAGAAATACTGTTTTTGCATATACATATAGACAATGATTTGATGCAGTTAGTTCTGTATCGATCGTACAGGCTCTGAATCGTGCAGACCCTTAAATGCATATTTAAATCTCTTACAGTACAATAAGAACTGTACAGTAAGAACCCCTCTCAAAGGCTTTACTGAAGTGTTCTGGGAGTCTTGAAAGACTTTATAGAATGGTACTTCAGTTCAGTTAAGcatctttttatatttttaaatgagaaaaaaagagtAATCTGTTGTGAAAGGGAGCTCTGCTTTCGTTAGATTAGTACTGCTGCAGCTTCAGCTGTGATCAAATAAAGCAGCATACATGAaaccttttttccttttgtagGTACGGCAGAGATTACGTAGTAGAGGGAGAGCCGTATGCAGGGTACGACAGACATAATGCAGAGATCGCTGCTTTTCACCTGGACAGGTAAGGCGCACACAAGCAGCATATCCTGGGGCATGACTGATAAGATACAATTTACTCAACATTCCTAACCTGTTCTTTAAATCCAGACACACCCCAGTGTGCATACAGATCCGGTAGAGTTTAACCGAGAACTGATCTACGCTGGTGAATgaactttgtttgtttgtatagaGATGTAATAACTAGATGAGTTTGCTCATCATATTGCCCTCCTGCAGGATCCTTGGTTTTAGGAGAGCGCCTCTAGTGGTGGGGCGCTTTGTGAACCTGCGCACAGAGATAAAGCCTGTAGCTACAGACCAACTTCTAAGCACGTTCCTCATGCACGGTTAGTCCCATGCTCTTCCTCtgtcttatttatatatatatatatatatatatatatatatatatatatatatatatatatatatatatatatatatatgttgtcgtcattattattattactattattatattcataGGAAATGTACCAGTTTTGAATAGTAGTACATGGTTCCAGATTAAAACTATTTAATGGAATGCATATGCAACCCATGTCAGTTAGTTAGTTCGAAAGGGGAAGCAGGAATTTCATCTGCCAGTAGTCAAATTTGCCTCGGCTGCATCAAAATGGTTTCTTTGGTGGAGTTCCCTTTTTAGATCTATTTCTGAAGGGTTTCATTTGTATTACTGGACACAAGCCTTGAGCAAATTCTCCGAATGTTGACTTTGCCCACATTATTTGCCACGTCTTGCGCAATTgttttgtatgacaaaaagagaagCAATTCCCTTAACATAGACAGGATTCAGTAACCTCTGACCTGTCCTCTATTGTGTTTaccacaaagagagagagagatctaggGAGGACATTTCTAATGGCTCACCTGGTATTGATATCTGTCATGCGAGGTCCAAGTAGGGAATCTGTGAGTAGAAACGTTAAAGatgaaaagtgaaagaaaacaCGCCACCCAAACAGCAAAGATTACGTGTCCGTAAACTATGTAGCTTACATCAGAAACGAAAAGCAAGGCACTGTCATGCTTCGCTTGAACTCCTTGCAAGAGCATGCTGGCCCGTGTTTAAACTCACTCGCAAGATAAAGCCTCACAGCTTATGCAGGTGTGGGCATTCCCAAGCCTTTCCCGTGAGGTAACCCGTCATGATCAGTTTACAAATTGCTATCCCATGACATTTGGGGCTATATATACACGCATATGAATGAGTTAAAAATGCCTCTCCATTTGTTTTAAGTGTTAAGCTGGCAGTGTTTCTTGCATTGTTTAAAATGTCAGAATGATAGAACAACAGAAAAGCTCAAATTCTCCTGTAAGGTTGCTGCCCATCCACTGTATGATCTAATTACATAGTAATTAAgtgttaatggcaggtgtggttgttatattttgttttgttgcttaGTTTTTGTGGCTCAAAAATATATTGACCCAGTTTGATCCAATCAATGCTTATATTTTACACATTTCACACTTTTTGAAAGTATCCAGAGCCACCTGCTGTATATAACATGGTATATGAACATGTTTACATGCTACTCTGTTTTAATCTATATCCAGTGCTTTGGGTAttgcagtgttgtttttttatgtattttctttttattatttcgtAGTAATTAGAAAGAGAAACTTCTTTAAAGGGTCTGTACAAAGTTGAGCGAGAAATTTGCAAGCACAAGCTGTCATGCTTGCCGTGAACCAACTCTGCTGTTTCTGTGCGTGTCTACACACAGGCACCTTTAACTTTCCTTTATTACAACATGAGCTTGTGTAGTGATGAACCAATGTTTAGTCATTTTTTCAGACTGTGTGTAAAGACATACATGCGTCATGCAGGCTACTGACATCAAACACGCGTATACACATGCAATACTTTCACTCCACCCACCCAGGTAGCTTTGATTTGGATGCGtttggacgtgtgtgtgtgtgtgtgtgtgcaggagtagGCTGTTGTCTTTAGTTGCTTCTACAGCAAATGTGTTTCAGTGGGCGTCACAAATGCAGTGCTGTGTCTGTTTATGTTGTAGCTTTAATGCTTGTTGTGTATGCTCTCCCTTTGTGTCCCTGTAGGGAATAATACGTGTTTCTATGGGAAGTGTTATTACTGCAGGGAGAGTGAGCCAGCGTGTGCCGAGGGTGACGTCATGGAGGGCTCGGTGACTCTCTGGCTGCCTGATGTCTGGCCGCTACAAAAACATAGACATCCTTGGGGGCGCACCTACAGAGAGGGCAAACTCGCCAGGtactcacacccacacagccATGGTGTCACACATTGGGTGTCATATTGAAATATTTGCATTGTAAAATCTCAATCCTCATTTGAATCATAAAACCACCTTCCTGTGACCCAGAGGCTGAATCATTTGTTTCCACTTTTACTAATTAATGACCCAAACCTTTTGcttattttaatatgtaaattGTGTTCACACCTTTTTGACTAATGTTTATATAGGCTTACAAGTtcactgaataataaatatgtttCTAGGAAAAAAATTCAATAGTGAAGTTAGTACATTTATTTCCGAAGTTAAAATAAGTTTTTAGGAAGACCACAAATGCTCAACGTAAGTATCACATTCAGCTTAAAAAAGTCTTCAGTATTTGCGGTTGTAAACTTGCATTTAAGGAAGTTCATCATGAAGCTGCTTGAGGGAATCCCAATAGCCTCTAAAGAGGAATCGTTATAGTAGTTTCTTTGAAAATCATGCGGCGTGAGAGCTTCTTTGAAAAATCACATGTTTTGTGCCTTCTCCCGTATACTTTACATACACATGCTGATTGTGGTGAACCACAAGCTAAACCCTCCTGGCTTGTTGGGCAAGCTTTTACACACTGGATCTGAATAGACTCTCTGTTGCACTTCTCTAAGAAAAATCTCTACTCAGCAGTCTGACTCAGGGGCTTAAAGCACATGTAACTTAACCCTGGAATTTAACAAAGTACAGAGTGGCTCACTCCTCCAGATCTTCTTCAGTGTAGAAGAGGAGAGTCTCTTGTCTTTTACTTTGTTTGCTAGGTCAAGTTACAAtattaaaacactgaaatgtagggatgtgtggtgtgttgtgggcAATGAATTTAACAACATTATGATATTAACTGGACAATAGCAATTAGAGCTGATAAATACAACTAGGCTTGTCACGATAGCTATTATTTTTGGAAGATATATGGTCACAGAAGTAATTGCAATAAAGAATATTACATTCACGTATGCCActgatataaaaaataaataaataaacatctcTTTTTTAAAACAAGGTTCTCTCACCAGCTCATTTATGTTAATCAATCTCCCCAATAAGTAAGCACAATCTTCAGTGTcaaggtcagcaaaaatgattgaGGTCCTGTCCATATGTTGTACGTTACATCGGTAGCATAGTAATTATGACCGGCCTAATTACAACCAGTAATTTAATGTTCTATCTTTAGCTTTTAGACACATGTAATCACTTCACAAAGCGCAGGATTTTCCTTGCTTTTAGATTATTTCAAATAGATGGTATAGTGTTGAAGAGCCAATTTTGTAAATATGCTGTTGGTGGAAATGGGCTTGCAATTTGTCACCATTTCATGATTACATTGTGAGATCTGCTGATACACTGAGTGCTCTTACATacctggatgtgtgtgtggtgtcagATGGGAGTATGATGAGAGTTACTGTGAGGCAGTAAAGAAGATGCCTCCATATGATGCTGGTCCACGCCTGTTGGATGTTATCGACACAGCCATTTTTGATTACCTCATTGGCAACGCGGATCGGCATCACTACGAGAGTTTCCAGGACGACGGCGGTGCCAGTATGCTCATCCTTCTGGACAATGCCAAAAGGTGAAGACTGCAGGAGGGAGAAAGAAGGAGTGATAAAGTTAGTTTTgactgttttggtttttttaatgtgttatCCTTTGTGTTCTTCGTTTGCAGTTTTGGAAACCCAGCTTTAGATGAAAGAAGCATTTTGGCTCCCCTCTATCAATGCTGCATGtgagtgtaaacacaaacacacttactTTCCCCCCcagatttctctctttctttttcatctgcatgcacacactcacattctgAACGCAAGCAGTGGTgagtatttaaaaatataagcCTCAGGCAACCAACAGATGTATTTTAACTGGCACCATTCCCTTTAAAAATAGACATACACAAGACATTTGTCACCATGCATATAGGGATGTACCATTCATACTGAACTACCATGGTACAGATGGTCATGGTTCGGTGCATGCAGTCACACAGAGCATACATGGTAAAAACAATGAAGGTAAAGTGTAGTGGCTTAGGAGTATTGCTAAGGTGACTGTAGTTGTTGGATAACTGCTGTTCAGTTATTagtaattcagtaattactgGCTCTGGTATCTGATATCGGCCAccaaacacactaaaaacacgccatcttacccacccagagagcgAAGCCATGGATGGCTGTAGCATCATCCGAGATCAAACTAGCCATCTCCTGATTATGGGGCCAGTTAATCAGTACACATTTCAACACTAGATCTGCTATGTCTACCTTGAACCAGACAATAACATATAACCAATACAGATTTGCTCTTGGGTATTTGGTCACTTGTGGTCATAACAAGAGACtgaagtgtttgtgtgcattccTAAGGAATACCCCTTGCTTAAGAGGGCACTTAATATGGCTGCTGATTGCATTGTAGTAGAATGACAACTTTAAGTGCACAAGCCTAAAAGCTGTCCCTCCCCCTCGTTGTACAGTTTTGAGAAATTGTGGGATCCCTTCGGACGTATCTGTATTTTGGCATGAACAGCTCTTATAATGTGATGGTGTCTCTGCCGTAATGCAAGTCATAATGCATAAGGTCAACGTAATGAAGGCCACTTCTGCAGCCAATCTGACACCCTGAAAATCTGTGTAATTTCCCACCAACCTCATTTGATTGCAAGTTGTGTAGAAcctgaggcagcaaagcagctGCACTTTGAATGAGGTTTTGCTGTAAGTTTGTCAAGTGCACTAAACCGTCTACATGTCTTCCATTTACACAGTGCCGTACTGAACAGCAGTTAGAATCTTTATTTAGTAAGTACAGGATATACTGTGAGCCTGTGCTGACAAAAGCTTAGGTCTTTCTTCCATTTTATATTAGCATCAAGAATCTTTCCTCTTGAAGCCTCTCAAATCTATGACCATTGGGCTTAGATTTGTCTTTACAAAATTAACAGGATTTATTATCAATCCATGTGAAGTCACTGAAGTCCTCCTGACTAAACACCTCAGATTTGCTTAATAATTTCAGAAAGTTCCGCAGCTGAGGCAATAGAGCACGCAAAATGGTATGCAGattggaaaaaacaaaaaaacaacaacaaaaaagatttTAAGAAGTTttatgactttcatttttgtctctcAAAACATCAGTTGCATGAAGGAGTCCCGCTGAGAACTTGGCCCTGTTTTTGAAGTTTTGCAAGACATTTAAGGTGTCCTTAACTACCAAAATGGAATGTTCAAATAtgaatatttgtcattttatgacTAGATGAAAATCTGAGGGTGGGAAAATTGCAGTCCTCTGTGTCCCCCCAGTGAAGTGCATCTGGACGCATATTCATAAACGGAATGCCTATGACCTTTTTACATTTTGCCAATCGCTCATTTCTTCTTTTGCCACTTGGGTAGTAGTGTTATAGTAATAAAGGCTTCTGAGATATGAAAATGGTTTCATCATGCCCACACCTTAAATGTGCATAAATTGCTTTGGCAAAGTCATGAAGGTCCtttatttgcttgtttatttcttttttttcttttagatgTTCAGAAAGCTACTAAAGCTACGAAGACTAAAATGGATCTCAGTATATTTTAGTAGTTAAACACCTAAAATGCCATCCAAAGTTGAAAAAGTAAATCCAGGACATGGCCAGACCCAAACTCCTTCTAATTAAGCTGCATAAAATTAGGCATACTGCCTTGTAATGTCCATAGACAAAGACGGGCATCGCAATGGTTTGTACGCAAGCGCTTTGACGTTTAGCGTGTCACTGTTGTTGGACATCACCTTTCCAACAAGTCGACGTGTAAAGTTTCTGCCCTTGTTTGTCATGGTCCTCTTGGTTCCACTGAAGGGAAATCCTAATTAAACAACAGAATTCTTCCAGGTATTGGGAAGCATTTTTGGGAAGACCCTTTCCTGTTTCAGCATTACCGTGCCCCTGTCTATTGCTTATGTTAGAATGACAATTCACTTCAGCATCAATTTCCTTCTTGTTTCTGCAAGTTCCCTTCTATGATGGCTGGCTTTGTGCAGAACTGTCATGTAGGCATGATTATGCACAAATGTCCATTGAGAGTTCTGTTTCTGTCGTTTAAAAGGGTTTTTACTGCCTGTCAGCAACCTTGCTCTAATGATCAGATTACTCATATCAGCTGGCCATTAGGGACACACTCACTGCCCGAGCTTTGGAACTGTATCTGTATGTTCCTGTATTAATTCTTTGCATGCATTTTCTGAAGGTAAATGATGTGGCAAAATACATTATAGCAGGGCAGTGTTTAGTTTTGCTGGTTGGCGAACCTATTAGTATTGAGCTCTGAAAACACTTCATGCGGGTGCCCTGGTTCTGGGATTGGGAGCCTCTTGGGAATCTCTCTACAGTAATGACCCTATACTGTAGTCAATAAAATTGTACATGAAAGCCTAAAAGCTGTCCCTCCCCCTCGTTGTACAGTTTTGAGAAATTGTGGGATCCCTTCGGACGTATCTGTATTTTGGCATGAACAGCTCTTATAATGTGATGGTGTCTCTGCCGTAATGCAAGTCATAATGCATAAGGTCAACGTAATGAAGGCCACTTCTGCAGCCAATCTGTGACACCCTGAAAATCTGTGTAATTTCCCACCAACCTCATTTGATTGCAAGTTGTGTAAAAcctgaggcagcaaagcagctGCACTTTGAATGAGGTTTTGCTGTAAGTTTGTGATTGGTTTTCTGTAACCGTAACCTTCTGTGCATTCATCAAAAAGTACAACTTTTGCACCATCTGTCACCATGTGTCCTCTGTCATGCTGGGGAACATCCAGGTGCCActcagcacacctgagaccctgagaagtgtgtgtgtgtggatttatttttttttggtgtggtTTAAGTTAGTGGTTTCCTCCATGATTACGCCCTTTGAATGTTTTTCCCTACAGCACTAATGGTAGTCTTAGAAACATGTCAAGTGCACTAAACCGTCTATACATGTCTTCCATTTACACAGTGCCGTACTGAACAGCAGTTAGAATCTTTATGTAGTAAGTACAGGATATATTGTGAGCCTCTGCTGACAAAAGCTTaggtctttctttcattttataTTAGCATCAAGAATCTTTCCTCTTGAAGCCTCTCAAATCTATGACCATTGGACTTAAATCCTGTTAATTTTGTAAAGACAAATCTATCctgtttgttatatatatatatatatatatatatatatatatatatatatatatatatatatatatatatatatatatatatacacacacacatataaaaacTCTGTCTCAGTTGCTCTAACTCTAGGGTCAATCCATGTGAAGTCACTGAAGTCCTCCTGACTAAACACCTCAGATTTGCTTAATAATTTCAGAAAGTTCCGCCACTGAGGCAATAGAGCACGCAAAATGGTATGAAAAAATGGTATAAAaaatggtataaaaaaaaaacaataaaacaacaacaaaaaagatttTAAGAAGTTttatgactttcatttttgtctctcAAAACATCAGTTGCATGAAGGAGTCCCGCTGAGA
Coding sequences within it:
- the fam20b gene encoding glycosaminoglycan xylosylkinase isoform X1, whose amino-acid sequence is MKLKQRVVVLCGVLLLLGLAKVFLLDGGEGSAASRRDLRAFRKMEASLLLAKGARLTHTLQSPWEVAAQWVGPREVYPDDTPELAAVLNSLASARVERADVGYKGTQLKALLVLDGGQKVVFKPKRYGRDYVVEGEPYAGYDRHNAEIAAFHLDRILGFRRAPLVVGRFVNLRTEIKPVATDQLLSTFLMHGNNTCFYGKCYYCRESEPACAEGDVMEGSVTLWLPDVWPLQKHRHPWGRTYREGKLARWEYDESYCEAVKKMPPYDAGPRLLDVIDTAIFDYLIGNADRHHYESFQDDGGASMLILLDNAKSFGNPALDERSILAPLYQCCMVRVSTWNRLNLLKGGALSSAMRQATTHDPAYPVLTEPHLGALDRRLIGVLATVRQCMELQGAESTLIEDRMNLPHP